One region of Miscanthus floridulus cultivar M001 chromosome 19, ASM1932011v1, whole genome shotgun sequence genomic DNA includes:
- the LOC136526252 gene encoding F-box/LRR-repeat protein 3-like codes for MAALATAVGLRELVMDKCLGVTDVGLTKVAVGCPGLEKLSVKWCREIFDIGIELLAKKCPKLRSVDISYLKVSNESLISLSTLEKLEDITMVCVLFTDDDGLL; via the exons ATGGCCGCCCTCGCCACTGCCGTGGGGCTCAGGGAGCTCGTCATGGACAAGTGCCTCGGCGTCACCGATGTGGGGCTCACCAAGGTCGCCGTCGGGTGCCCTGGGCTAGAGAAGCTCAGCGTCAAGTGGTGCCGTGAGATCTTTGACATTGGCATCGAGCTGCTCGCCAAGAAGTGTCCCAAGCTTCGTAGCGTTGACATCTCCTACCTCAAG GTGAGCAATGAATCCCTTATATCACTCTCCACTCTTGAAAAGTTGGAGGACATAACAATGGTCTGCGTCTTGTTTACAGACGATGATGGCctactgtag